In Candidatus Chlorohelix allophototropha, one DNA window encodes the following:
- a CDS encoding Rieske (2Fe-2S) protein, with translation MQQTQAKPVSTDGKWVSVASASEVFESGCKTVYAWGYTIALFKFDRQIYAVDNRCPHMGFPLDKGNVREGILTCHWHHARFDLASGGTFDLWADDVRAFPVKLEDGLVWLDLTPLPGMHVRYLKNLSSGLERNIRLVIAKATLGLLSGQANLDTAALEPFRAGLKFAATNRRGGWSIGATTLAVMQNLLPHLDEEDKPRALFTGLNAVSRDCDGQPARFAVEPLPDASADIALLKKWFRQFIEVRDSEGAERCIVTAVRAGYSPAQVVDIFYAAATDHRYIDIGHPLDFTTKAFEALDLAGWDTDLAAPVLASLVPNYTGADRMEESNEWRHPIDLVALLENTFGQIEQAAAQGAGKEWRWHSDDSLIDVLLGDDPVAIVTFLLEALRQGATYEQLAGIVAYTALRRIVHYGITNEYPDWNTVHHTFTFANAVHMGMRRAPSVELVRGVFDAALSIYLDRFLNIPPTRLPAPLLEQQVVATPDELLKKLFDLFNLQQQVNEAAELVALYLNMGGAPDKLRATLGKALLREDAGFHPIQSLEACFRQYAMLLEFPGDPKIANHALLAAVRYLAAHSPTARSANQTYQIALRLNRGEKVFEE, from the coding sequence ATGCAACAGACACAAGCTAAACCAGTCAGTACCGATGGGAAGTGGGTTTCGGTTGCTTCCGCTTCCGAAGTTTTCGAAAGTGGTTGTAAGACAGTCTATGCCTGGGGCTACACCATTGCTTTATTCAAGTTCGACCGCCAGATTTATGCCGTTGATAATCGCTGCCCTCACATGGGCTTTCCATTGGATAAGGGCAACGTGCGTGAAGGAATCCTTACCTGCCACTGGCATCACGCCCGTTTTGACCTAGCCAGCGGTGGAACCTTTGACCTGTGGGCGGATGATGTCCGCGCCTTTCCGGTTAAGCTTGAGGATGGGTTAGTGTGGCTCGACCTTACTCCGCTACCGGGCATGCACGTCCGCTATCTAAAAAACCTTTCCAGTGGATTGGAACGCAATATCAGGTTGGTTATCGCCAAAGCTACGCTCGGTTTGCTAAGCGGACAGGCTAACTTGGATACCGCTGCCCTAGAACCGTTTCGCGCTGGCTTGAAGTTTGCTGCTACGAATCGGCGTGGCGGTTGGAGTATCGGCGCAACTACTCTAGCGGTGATGCAAAACTTACTGCCCCATCTTGATGAAGAGGATAAGCCACGCGCGCTCTTTACCGGACTTAATGCCGTTTCGCGTGATTGTGATGGACAACCCGCTCGATTTGCCGTTGAACCTTTACCGGATGCTTCCGCTGACATTGCCCTTTTGAAAAAGTGGTTTCGCCAGTTCATAGAAGTGCGCGACTCTGAAGGCGCTGAACGCTGCATTGTAACGGCGGTGCGTGCCGGTTACTCGCCTGCACAGGTGGTGGACATTTTCTATGCTGCTGCTACGGATCACCGCTACATTGATATTGGTCATCCGCTCGATTTTACTACCAAAGCCTTTGAAGCCCTTGATCTGGCAGGTTGGGATACTGACCTAGCTGCCCCGGTGTTAGCAAGTCTTGTTCCGAATTATACCGGCGCAGACCGCATGGAAGAATCTAACGAGTGGCGGCATCCCATTGATCTCGTAGCTTTACTGGAGAATACTTTCGGGCAAATTGAACAAGCCGCTGCACAAGGTGCTGGCAAAGAGTGGCGCTGGCACTCGGATGATTCCTTAATAGATGTTTTGCTTGGTGATGACCCTGTAGCAATCGTTACCTTTCTGTTGGAAGCTTTGAGGCAAGGTGCAACTTACGAGCAACTGGCAGGGATAGTGGCATATACCGCGCTGCGAAGAATAGTACATTACGGCATTACAAACGAATACCCAGATTGGAATACAGTACACCATACCTTTACCTTTGCCAATGCGGTTCATATGGGAATGCGACGTGCTCCTTCGGTTGAACTGGTGCGTGGTGTATTTGATGCCGCGCTGAGTATTTATCTCGACCGCTTCCTGAATATTCCACCCACTCGTTTGCCTGCGCCATTATTGGAACAGCAGGTTGTGGCTACTCCTGATGAGCTTTTGAAAAAGCTTTTTGATTTGTTCAATCTACAACAACAGGTGAACGAGGCAGCAGAATTGGTGGCGCTTTATCTCAATATGGGTGGCGCACCGGATAAGTTGCGGGCGACTCTCGGCAAGGCGCTTTTGCGAGAGGATGCCGGATTTCATCCTATCCAATCGCTCGAAGCTTGTTTTCGCCAGTACGCTATGCTGCTGGAATTTCCCGGCGATCCTAAAATAGCCAACCACGCCTTGCTTGCGGCGGTGCGTTACCTAGCGGCGCATTCCCCCACTGCCCGCAGCGCCAACCAGACTTATCAGATAGCTTTGCGACTCAACCGAGGAGAGAAGGTTTTTGAGGAATGA
- a CDS encoding histidine kinase N-terminal 7TM domain-containing protein — MFQFTPYLLPFIFSAVSIFIVALLIWRLRHNVTVKLMLAFIACLELWIIGFIFEIAATTLDAKITLANLQFIGIDLLPIVWVGLILSYLGYFEKVRRFFIPMILYPVISQFVIWTDPLHHLFRKQPLLDITTTSIPILQNNYGIWYYFVQMPLLYIFSFSIIGLLVNTLLSASGPYRSQIIFLLISALIPLVINVFYVFGISPIPNLNLSAVGLSFTTMLIVVSYYRYQFLDLLPVARSMLVDVLQDAWIVLDRLGRIVDLNQTAQEIVKQPKQKLLGQGADTALQNTPELLNYLLAKTDKRGELQLSKNDQTNYYDVNVTIIRSKGTATNGSLVVMRDISQRVQIEHEREHLIAELREALEQIKLLSGLLPICASCKNIRDDQGYWHQVETYLEDNSDMRFSHGICPNCMQKLYPDLVDLVYKDMKDERSLKELEN, encoded by the coding sequence ATGTTCCAATTTACCCCATATTTATTGCCTTTTATTTTTTCTGCGGTATCCATATTTATTGTTGCCCTTTTGATTTGGCGGTTACGTCATAATGTAACTGTTAAATTGATGTTGGCTTTTATTGCCTGCCTTGAGCTTTGGATAATAGGCTTTATATTTGAAATCGCTGCCACTACTTTAGATGCAAAAATCACTTTGGCTAACCTACAATTTATCGGTATTGATTTACTGCCGATCGTTTGGGTGGGTTTGATTCTGAGTTACTTAGGGTATTTCGAGAAAGTACGCCGCTTTTTTATACCGATGATTTTATATCCGGTAATTAGTCAGTTTGTTATCTGGACTGATCCTCTCCACCACCTGTTTCGCAAACAACCTTTGTTAGATATTACCACTACCTCAATCCCAATTCTACAAAACAATTATGGTATCTGGTATTACTTTGTTCAGATGCCTTTACTATATATCTTTAGCTTTAGCATTATTGGTTTATTGGTTAACACTCTATTATCTGCTTCTGGTCCATACCGCAGCCAGATAATTTTTTTATTGATTAGCGCTTTAATTCCGCTCGTAATAAATGTTTTCTATGTATTTGGTATCTCTCCTATTCCAAATCTTAATCTCTCAGCAGTTGGCTTGAGTTTTACCACCATGCTGATTGTAGTAAGCTATTATCGTTATCAATTCCTCGATCTTTTGCCTGTAGCACGTAGTATGCTTGTAGATGTGCTGCAAGATGCTTGGATTGTGCTTGATCGCTTGGGACGTATAGTTGACCTTAATCAAACTGCTCAAGAAATTGTGAAACAACCCAAACAAAAATTACTCGGTCAAGGTGCTGATACTGCTCTGCAAAACACTCCTGAACTTCTCAATTATTTATTGGCTAAGACAGATAAAAGAGGTGAACTACAACTTAGTAAGAATGATCAGACCAATTATTACGATGTCAATGTCACTATAATTCGCAGCAAAGGTACTGCAACAAATGGCAGTTTGGTTGTTATGCGTGATATATCCCAACGGGTACAGATTGAGCATGAACGTGAGCATCTCATTGCCGAATTACGCGAGGCATTGGAACAAATAAAGTTACTCTCAGGTTTGTTGCCTATTTGTGCCAGTTGCAAGAATATTAGGGATGATCAGGGTTACTGGCATCAGGTTGAAACCTACCTCGAAGATAATTCTGATATGCGTTTCAGTCACGGTATCTGTCCCAATTGCATGCAGAAACTCTACCCTGATTTGGTTGACTTGGTTTATAAAGATATGAAGGATGAGAGAAGCCTCAAAGAACTTGAGAACTAA
- a CDS encoding alpha-2-macroglobulin family protein, whose protein sequence is MISNKDFSRRHFIRIAGIVTGSAALGALGACSDNNSSPTAGITPIISTTKPTVLPVGNPIDSYMALAPGTMRAGQVEKVSVSLFSGVALGTDNVKVDLLLNGQSKANITGVIQGRGDLALNLPALSEGTYTLQLATSNFQAQAQVKVESGTLVFLETDKPIYKPGQTVHIRAMTLDPRLMPVREQVTVEVQDAKGIKIYKKNLQTDEYGMATADLPLSSEPNLGTWKISGVTGKRRAQLDIRIEKYVLPKYEITTQFTKGWALVNESIKGTIKAEYSYGKAVQGEAEIHAFKYTGTWQEFSTLTKTINGQVDFELPAVNYVVGVPGAGGQGNVRLEVTVREKDTGYEEKTTELLTIASAPITLKVIPESVIFKPALPLSLLLVAQTPDKSPADAQVSIEVIYTKADYSTSRETRQAEVKQGTGSVKVNPPGDAISLTLSASSNTSSGKAYTSLTMQAGYSPSGNFISLQQVSKGGLKVGDTASFKVNATKQASGFYYEIMAHGTLVFSDYSASPDLAFTVTPQMAPQARLLVYQIMPNAEVAADYLPFSVEASYTHKVEAKFDKAEVEPGQEVSLSLKTEGAAKVGVAVVDRSVFILAENRLNLQQVFDELEKLYQKPQIELHDAQPVAGDVIPAPGMSGKMDTLSSKEMFANAGVVVLTNKNVPQGKSYQQQFFAEAGGVVRGAPLAAAPNTAAATTAAAQNSAADASKAADQVGTLAEVQRVRQFFPETWIWEDFKTGADGTASKKFQAPDSITTWMLHAVALSPKLGMGMAEAQLKVLQPFFVTVDLVYSAIRGEQFPVKVALYNYTSQEEQFTVELNPESWFELLDQSSKTIKVGANGTGGVSFTIKAKELGNKQLKITARSRNRADAVIKELLIEPEGVAREVVENYVITAGKNLQLDMSVPAGIVADSARAYLAVTGNYLTQTIEGLENLLRMPYGCGEQNMILFAPNVFVARYLKETGQIKPELQAKAESLMVTGYQRELTYQRTDGSFSAFGNSDKIGSLWLSAFVLKTLAIAKDFIFIDDNVLNVTRSWLLKQQKADGSFEPVGFLHHQDLLGGLKGNQALTAYLAVALQESGDKTGAGKAIAYLEKNLDGMSDPYTLALTSYALELAKSGQAGKAFDMLVKLAKQDENGLYWGELEQIPVNPQTGANRYNPPNRSATIETTGYALLALVAHGDRVTAAQAARWLVSKRNSYGGWDSTQDTVVGLQALSQYVAGSKTDVDATITFRNGNWQKEVRVNPDNADVLQTIEAQLGGTVSVEVAGRGQAVLQTVRRFNVPEAERKEQATFQLSVDYGASQIELSNQLNVKATVQFTPPEPIKAGMVVLDVALPTGFAPVTDTLAALAKQQPKIKRYDVAGRKVILYIEDMSPNETLTFEFKAVALYPIKAQAVTSQAYSYYRPDWKGESLGGAIVVNG, encoded by the coding sequence ATGATAAGCAACAAAGATTTCAGTCGTAGACACTTTATAAGAATAGCCGGTATCGTAACAGGTTCGGCAGCGTTAGGGGCGCTGGGAGCATGCAGCGATAATAACAGCAGCCCTACCGCCGGGATAACCCCTATTATTTCAACCACCAAGCCTACAGTGTTACCGGTGGGCAATCCCATTGATAGCTACATGGCTTTAGCGCCCGGCACTATGCGGGCTGGACAGGTCGAAAAAGTTTCCGTTTCGCTGTTCAGCGGCGTAGCGTTGGGAACCGATAACGTAAAGGTGGATTTGCTGCTAAACGGACAAAGCAAAGCCAATATAACAGGCGTTATACAAGGGCGGGGGGATTTAGCTTTAAATCTGCCTGCGTTAAGTGAGGGTACTTATACCCTACAACTTGCTACCTCTAATTTTCAGGCGCAAGCACAGGTTAAAGTAGAAAGCGGCACATTGGTTTTTCTGGAAACCGACAAGCCGATCTACAAACCGGGTCAAACAGTGCATATCCGCGCCATGACGCTTGACCCGCGCCTGATGCCTGTGCGCGAACAAGTCACGGTCGAAGTGCAAGACGCGAAGGGTATTAAAATCTACAAGAAAAATCTACAGACCGATGAATACGGCATGGCAACTGCCGATTTGCCGCTCTCAAGTGAACCGAACCTCGGCACATGGAAAATTTCAGGAGTAACAGGCAAACGGCGCGCGCAACTGGACATCCGAATCGAAAAATACGTGCTGCCCAAATACGAAATCACTACCCAATTTACCAAAGGTTGGGCGTTGGTAAACGAGTCTATCAAAGGCACAATCAAGGCAGAATACAGCTATGGCAAAGCGGTGCAGGGCGAGGCAGAAATTCACGCCTTCAAATACACGGGGACTTGGCAGGAATTTTCCACCCTTACCAAAACCATCAACGGGCAAGTGGATTTTGAATTACCCGCAGTAAATTATGTGGTGGGAGTGCCGGGGGCAGGCGGACAAGGGAATGTACGCCTAGAAGTGACGGTGCGAGAGAAAGACACCGGCTATGAGGAAAAAACCACCGAGTTGCTAACCATCGCTTCTGCACCGATAACCTTAAAGGTGATACCCGAAAGCGTGATTTTCAAACCGGCATTGCCCTTATCGCTATTGCTGGTAGCGCAAACTCCCGATAAAAGCCCGGCAGACGCACAAGTTAGCATCGAAGTGATATATACCAAAGCCGATTACAGCACCAGTCGCGAAACCCGGCAAGCGGAAGTAAAGCAGGGTACAGGTTCGGTGAAAGTTAATCCGCCCGGTGATGCGATTTCACTCACGCTTTCGGCTTCCAGCAATACCAGTTCGGGTAAAGCCTATACCTCGCTCACCATGCAAGCCGGATACTCGCCTTCGGGCAATTTTATCAGCTTGCAACAGGTCAGCAAGGGTGGGCTAAAAGTGGGCGATACCGCCAGTTTCAAAGTAAACGCTACCAAACAGGCGAGCGGCTTCTATTACGAGATAATGGCACATGGCACTTTGGTTTTTTCCGATTACTCCGCCTCACCCGACCTAGCTTTCACCGTTACGCCACAGATGGCGCCACAAGCGCGTTTGTTGGTTTACCAGATTATGCCCAACGCCGAAGTAGCTGCCGATTATCTGCCCTTCTCGGTTGAAGCGAGCTATACCCACAAGGTTGAAGCCAAATTTGATAAGGCAGAGGTAGAACCGGGGCAGGAAGTCAGTTTGAGTCTAAAAACCGAAGGAGCAGCAAAAGTGGGCGTGGCGGTTGTTGACCGCTCGGTCTTTATTCTGGCTGAGAATCGCTTGAATCTGCAACAAGTCTTTGACGAACTGGAAAAGCTGTATCAAAAACCGCAGATTGAGTTGCACGATGCACAACCTGTAGCGGGAGATGTAATACCAGCGCCCGGTATGAGCGGGAAAATGGACACGCTAAGCAGCAAAGAGATGTTCGCTAACGCCGGGGTAGTGGTGCTGACCAACAAAAATGTACCACAGGGCAAGAGCTATCAGCAACAATTCTTTGCCGAAGCGGGCGGAGTAGTAAGAGGTGCGCCGCTTGCCGCTGCGCCTAACACTGCTGCTGCCACCACCGCTGCGGCCCAAAATTCAGCCGCCGATGCCAGCAAAGCCGCCGATCAAGTTGGTACATTGGCGGAAGTGCAGCGAGTACGGCAGTTCTTTCCCGAAACATGGATTTGGGAGGATTTCAAAACCGGAGCAGACGGCACAGCCAGCAAGAAATTTCAAGCGCCTGACAGCATCACCACATGGATGCTGCATGCGGTGGCGCTCTCTCCCAAATTGGGCATGGGCATGGCAGAAGCGCAACTAAAAGTGCTGCAACCTTTCTTTGTAACGGTTGACTTAGTATATTCCGCCATTCGGGGCGAGCAATTTCCGGTTAAAGTGGCGCTCTACAATTACACCTCGCAGGAGGAACAGTTCACAGTTGAGCTAAATCCTGAAAGCTGGTTCGAGTTGCTGGATCAGAGTTCTAAAACGATTAAAGTGGGCGCAAACGGCACAGGCGGGGTATCCTTCACCATTAAGGCGAAAGAGCTAGGCAATAAGCAACTCAAAATCACGGCACGATCGCGCAACCGGGCAGACGCAGTGATCAAAGAATTGCTGATTGAGCCGGAAGGCGTAGCGCGCGAAGTGGTGGAAAACTATGTAATAACAGCGGGTAAGAATCTGCAACTGGATATGAGCGTTCCGGCTGGAATCGTAGCAGATTCGGCGCGAGCGTATCTGGCAGTAACAGGCAACTACCTGACGCAAACAATCGAGGGATTGGAAAATCTGCTGCGGATGCCCTACGGCTGTGGCGAGCAAAACATGATTTTATTCGCGCCAAACGTTTTTGTGGCGCGTTACCTGAAAGAAACCGGGCAGATTAAACCCGAATTGCAGGCAAAAGCGGAAAGCCTTATGGTGACGGGCTACCAACGCGAACTGACCTACCAGCGCACTGACGGCAGTTTCTCTGCTTTCGGCAATAGCGATAAAATCGGCAGCTTGTGGCTTTCAGCCTTTGTACTGAAAACGCTGGCTATCGCTAAAGATTTTATCTTCATAGATGACAACGTTTTGAATGTAACCCGCAGCTGGCTACTCAAGCAGCAAAAAGCGGATGGTTCTTTCGAGCCGGTGGGTTTCTTGCACCATCAGGATTTGCTAGGCGGTTTAAAAGGCAACCAAGCACTAACGGCTTATTTAGCAGTGGCATTGCAGGAGTCGGGCGATAAAACCGGAGCAGGCAAAGCGATTGCCTATCTGGAAAAGAATCTGGATGGCATGAGCGACCCCTATACATTGGCTCTTACCTCTTACGCGCTGGAACTGGCAAAAAGCGGACAAGCGGGCAAAGCCTTCGATATGCTGGTCAAGCTGGCGAAACAGGACGAGAACGGTTTGTACTGGGGTGAATTAGAGCAGATACCTGTAAATCCACAAACAGGGGCTAATCGCTATAACCCACCAAACCGCAGCGCCACTATCGAAACTACCGGCTACGCACTGTTGGCGCTTGTCGCTCACGGCGACCGGGTAACGGCAGCACAGGCAGCGCGCTGGTTGGTTTCAAAGCGTAATTCTTATGGCGGCTGGGATTCAACTCAAGATACGGTGGTGGGCTTGCAAGCATTATCCCAATATGTCGCAGGCAGCAAAACGGACGTGGATGCTACCATTACATTCCGCAACGGGAACTGGCAAAAAGAGGTTCGGGTCAATCCCGATAACGCCGATGTACTACAAACGATCGAGGCGCAATTGGGCGGTACGGTAAGCGTAGAGGTAGCAGGGCGCGGGCAGGCAGTTCTGCAAACGGTTCGTCGCTTTAATGTACCGGAGGCAGAGCGCAAAGAGCAAGCTACTTTCCAATTGAGTGTGGATTACGGCGCGTCACAAATTGAGTTGAGCAATCAGCTTAATGTAAAAGCGACAGTGCAATTCACGCCGCCCGAACCTATCAAGGCGGGTATGGTAGTACTGGACGTGGCGTTGCCAACCGGCTTTGCGCCTGTAACTGACACGTTAGCGGCATTGGCAAAACAGCAACCCAAAATCAAACGCTACGATGTAGCAGGGCGCAAGGTGATTCTGTATATCGAGGACATGTCACCAAACGAAACTCTAACCTTCGAGTTCAAGGCGGTAGCGCTCTACCCCATTAAGGCACAGGCAGTTACTTCACAGGCGTATTCTTACTACCGCCCGGATTGGAAAGGCGAGTCGTTGGGAGGCGCAATTGTAGTTAACGGCTAG
- the mnmG gene encoding tRNA uridine-5-carboxymethylaminomethyl(34) synthesis enzyme MnmG: MDYINAGEYDVIVVGAGHAGCEAALAAARMGCRTMLVTLNLDSVALMPCNPSIGGPAKGHVVREIDALGGQMARNTDRTLIQIRLLNTSKGPAVQALRAQADKKLYQLAMKESIENTPNLTLRQAQVEELLIQRDEQTGNLQACGVVIANGLTYHSRTVVLTTGTFLKGRIIMGDYIASAGRAGEPPSVQVSNNLAGLGFPLHRLKTGTPPRIDARTIDFSKTIVQRGSAEPLHFSFTYFENDRVEFMPPPTIPKAFPHSTLDGWRPQLPCYLVHTTSRTHEIIRNNFHRAPMFTGVIEGVGPRYCPSIEDKVNRFSDKESHQLFLEPEGWVTNEVYVQGANTSLPADVQIDLIHSIPGLEKAEIMRFGYAVEYDAVPSTEIRASMETKRISNLFLAGQINGTSGYEEAGGQGILAGINAALRVQSRPPFILKREQAYIGVMIDDLTTKEIKEPYRLMTSRAEYRLLLRTDNADLRLTPLAYEMGLVSKERYMAVENKRDSIAYYLKKLEKTSLTPSVERNAILTAAGLPALSGETRGFEYLHRPDVGTRAFAVLFPDEQPTPDVAEQVEIAAKYTTYINKQEQAVGRMRRLEDSSLPDDLDYSVVVGLRNEARARLAQFKPATLGQASRLNGVNPADIAVLLVHLEKNHRQNIAKAG; the protein is encoded by the coding sequence GTGGATTATATAAACGCAGGCGAGTATGATGTAATTGTGGTTGGTGCGGGACACGCTGGCTGTGAAGCAGCGTTGGCAGCGGCTCGCATGGGTTGCCGAACTATGCTGGTAACGCTAAATCTCGACAGTGTCGCGCTTATGCCGTGTAACCCCTCAATCGGCGGTCCGGCGAAAGGGCATGTTGTACGCGAGATTGACGCGCTGGGTGGTCAAATGGCGCGCAACACCGATCGCACCCTGATTCAGATTCGCTTGCTCAACACTTCAAAAGGTCCTGCCGTACAGGCTTTGCGGGCGCAGGCTGATAAAAAGCTCTATCAACTCGCTATGAAAGAATCCATTGAAAATACCCCTAATCTCACCTTGCGCCAAGCTCAGGTCGAAGAGTTACTCATTCAGCGAGATGAACAAACCGGGAATTTGCAAGCTTGTGGCGTAGTAATCGCCAATGGGCTAACCTATCATTCTCGGACGGTAGTGCTGACCACCGGCACTTTTCTCAAGGGGCGTATTATCATGGGCGATTATATCGCCAGCGCTGGGCGTGCCGGTGAGCCTCCCAGTGTACAGGTTTCCAATAATCTGGCTGGTTTGGGTTTTCCACTTCATCGCTTGAAAACCGGGACTCCTCCGCGTATTGATGCCCGTACCATTGATTTTTCAAAAACGATAGTGCAACGTGGTAGCGCGGAGCCACTCCATTTCAGCTTTACCTACTTTGAAAATGACCGGGTAGAATTTATGCCCCCGCCCACTATCCCCAAAGCTTTCCCACATTCAACACTGGATGGTTGGCGACCTCAGTTACCTTGTTATCTGGTGCATACCACTTCCCGCACCCACGAAATCATCCGTAACAACTTTCATCGCGCCCCTATGTTTACCGGAGTAATCGAGGGAGTCGGTCCGCGCTACTGTCCTAGTATCGAGGATAAAGTTAATCGCTTCTCCGATAAGGAATCGCACCAACTGTTTCTTGAGCCGGAAGGCTGGGTAACTAACGAAGTTTATGTGCAGGGCGCAAACACCAGTTTGCCCGCTGATGTACAGATTGACCTGATTCATTCAATCCCCGGTTTGGAAAAAGCCGAAATTATGCGCTTTGGTTATGCGGTTGAGTATGATGCGGTTCCTAGCACCGAGATTCGCGCCAGCATGGAAACCAAACGTATTTCGAACCTGTTTTTGGCAGGGCAAATCAACGGAACCAGCGGCTATGAAGAAGCGGGTGGTCAGGGAATTTTGGCGGGGATTAATGCAGCGTTACGAGTACAGAGTCGCCCTCCCTTTATTCTAAAGCGGGAACAGGCTTATATCGGGGTGATGATTGACGACCTTACTACCAAAGAAATCAAAGAGCCTTACCGCTTGATGACCAGTCGCGCCGAATATCGCTTGTTGCTGCGCACCGATAACGCCGACCTGCGCCTGACTCCACTTGCCTATGAGATGGGTTTGGTTTCAAAGGAACGCTATATGGCGGTCGAGAATAAGCGAGATAGTATTGCCTATTACCTCAAGAAGCTGGAAAAAACCAGTCTTACGCCCAGTGTTGAGCGTAATGCGATACTAACCGCTGCTGGGCTTCCTGCTCTTTCAGGCGAGACTCGTGGTTTTGAATATCTGCACCGCCCTGATGTAGGCACGCGAGCCTTTGCGGTGCTTTTCCCCGATGAGCAACCTACCCCGGATGTAGCCGAACAAGTTGAAATCGCAGCCAAGTACACCACCTATATTAACAAGCAAGAGCAAGCAGTCGGGCGTATGCGCCGCCTTGAAGATAGTAGCTTACCAGACGACCTCGATTATAGTGTGGTGGTTGGCTTGCGAAATGAGGCAAGAGCGCGTCTTGCCCAATTTAAGCCCGCTACTCTAGGGCAAGCTTCTCGGTTGAATGGGGTGAATCCAGCAGATATAGCGGTTTTGCTGGTGCATCTTGAAAAAAACCACCGTCAAAATATTGCTAAAGCCGGATAG
- a CDS encoding sensor histidine kinase, with translation MRLRSSLIISFSAVVLLAVAIMGALILPLVQGYQEDRSWADRENDIRDAANQLENFRLRANQDATTNAFAPYICNTTKTKPCRQITPPTHEELDAAFQQMLGGKNIRVLMVETLTRQILYDTEGNPSRNIIGQQLPVIRPRQISPTPSSGNALAPTPVPDILVGKQPYLRDDFTSSQNEHFDLIYTRFESTQINLFGLLNARGDVRSVLIVSLVPVQPVPNVLQDLGPVLAISGLVALLVSFIVGLFIARTISRPLAKATVAAQAVAHGDYSYSVPPGGSYEIRKMAESFNQMSKEIEQYQRMQRELIGNVSHELKTPLTAIRGFSQAMLDGALRRPEDFAYSAEIINNETERMIRLVQSLLDLSRLESGQVKMAQEKLQLSEIIEESLSTFEQRALLQEVTLAKHLYPVLPMLGDYDRLRQVFNNLIDNALRYTPPGGSIVVSCRTAGQNLVATVSDTGQGISPKDLPHIFERFYQAEKSRSKEHGGLGLGLAISKEIIHAHHGRIEVSSASGSGTTFTIVFPIAPGFNEQTTKPLQFVARS, from the coding sequence ATGCGGTTGCGTTCAAGCTTGATAATATCCTTTTCAGCGGTAGTGCTGCTTGCTGTTGCAATAATGGGCGCACTAATATTACCGTTGGTTCAAGGATACCAAGAAGATCGCAGTTGGGCAGATCGTGAAAATGATATTCGCGATGCCGCTAATCAGCTTGAAAATTTCCGCCTCCGCGCCAATCAAGATGCTACTACCAACGCCTTTGCCCCTTACATTTGCAATACCACTAAAACCAAGCCTTGTCGCCAGATAACGCCCCCTACTCATGAAGAACTAGATGCTGCCTTTCAGCAAATGTTGGGTGGAAAAAACATTCGTGTTTTGATGGTAGAAACACTGACTCGTCAGATTTTGTATGATACTGAAGGGAATCCGAGTCGCAATATTATCGGGCAACAGCTTCCGGTGATTCGCCCTCGCCAGATTTCACCCACACCCAGTTCAGGAAATGCCCTTGCGCCAACTCCAGTTCCCGATATTCTTGTTGGTAAGCAGCCCTATCTGCGAGATGATTTCACTTCCTCTCAGAACGAGCATTTTGATCTGATCTACACTCGTTTTGAGAGCACTCAAATTAATCTGTTCGGGTTACTTAATGCCCGTGGTGATGTGCGCTCTGTTTTGATAGTCAGTTTAGTGCCTGTCCAACCTGTGCCGAATGTGCTACAAGATTTAGGTCCTGTTCTGGCAATTTCCGGTCTGGTGGCGTTGCTGGTTTCATTTATTGTGGGCTTGTTCATTGCCCGAACTATCAGCCGTCCTCTTGCCAAAGCAACCGTAGCCGCTCAGGCAGTAGCGCATGGGGATTATAGCTATTCCGTACCGCCCGGTGGGAGCTATGAAATTAGAAAAATGGCTGAGAGCTTTAACCAGATGTCGAAGGAAATCGAACAATATCAGCGGATGCAACGAGAACTGATCGGTAATGTTTCCCATGAATTGAAAACTCCGCTTACCGCAATTCGTGGTTTTTCTCAAGCTATGCTGGATGGGGCTTTGCGCCGCCCCGAAGATTTTGCCTATTCTGCCGAAATTATCAACAACGAAACCGAGCGTATGATTAGGCTGGTACAAAGTTTGTTGGATCTCTCTCGCCTTGAAAGCGGGCAGGTTAAAATGGCGCAGGAAAAATTGCAGTTAAGCGAAATAATCGAAGAGTCCTTAAGTACCTTTGAGCAACGCGCCTTATTACAAGAAGTAACTCTGGCAAAGCATCTTTACCCGGTGCTGCCTATGTTGGGTGATTACGATCGCTTGCGCCAGGTATTCAATAATTTGATTGATAATGCTCTACGTTACACTCCTCCCGGTGGAAGCATTGTAGTCAGTTGTCGGACTGCCGGGCAAAATCTAGTAGCTACCGTTAGTGATACCGGACAAGGCATTTCTCCAAAAGATTTACCCCATATTTTCGAGCGTTTTTATCAGGCGGAAAAAAGTCGTAGCAAAGAACATGGCGGGTTAGGCTTGGGGTTGGCTATTAGCAAAGAAATCATCCATGCCCATCACGGGCGCATTGAAGTCAGCAGCGCCTCTGGGAGCGGTACAACTTTCACCATCGTTTTTCCGATTGCGCCCGGTTTCAATGAACAAACCACCAAACCGCTCCAATTTGTCGCTCGCTCTTGA